Within the Bacillus sp. FSL K6-3431 genome, the region AAATTCTTACTTAAAAGCGTTGAGAGTTTCAAGATACATATTACTCCCTTTGGGGTTTATACTGTCCATATATAATAGAATGATGTCCAGCATGGGAATACATAATATTTTATCATAAGTGCAAGAGAGTATCATCTACTAAAACATAGTAATCTACTATTTTTACAATTACTATAGTAAAAAGAGAAGAAATATGAATAGCATTTTCATGATAATACGCCTTGTTAAAGACGATGTCACTGGGTTTGGTCCTTTAAGTTTATTTTAAATTAATTTGTTAGTGTAAACAAACTATAATGGATCGCAGCAATTTTACTCATTACTAGCAATCACATCTAAAAATTATCTTTTTTTTATAAATCCACAATTCCATATTCGTCAGGTAGATTTTCTTCCCATATTATTTTTACTTATTATAGCATCGTTTATTCAAGATAATTTTACAAAAGGAGAAAGTAAATGCCTATTATAAGACATGAGCAATTTATCCAAGCACCTGTGAATGTCTGCTTTGACCTTGCAAGAAACGTAAATATACATACTAAAACTACGTCTAATACAAATGAAAAAATTGTCGGTGGAGTGACAGAGGGTTTATTAGAAAAAGGAGATATTGTCACTTGGGAAGCCGTTCATTTTGGTATTAAGCAAAGACTAACTGCTCAAGTAATACAAATGGAGAAGCCTAATATGTTTGTAGATATTATGCTAAAGGGAGCTTTTAGTTCTTTCATTCATACACACCAATTTGTAGAAAAAGCATCTAGCACGTTAATGATTGACACATTTGACTATATGTCTCCTTTTGGTCCAGTTGGCATAATAGCTGACAAATTGTTTTTGGAGAAATATATGAATGAATTTATCATCTCCCGAGCGAAAGAACTAAAAAGGATTGCAGAAAATATAAATTAGCTTCGTTGATAATGGAGCTATTGCAATTTCGGATAAATAAGGCACTGATAGCTTATTTATCCGAAATTTTTTTCACCAAAACGTTTTTTCTACCCAGCCGCTGCAATAATTTATTGAATTTACCCATCTTTCAATACAATCTAGTATTTATGTCAACAAAGAAGTTATTAAGAAAATTACATAAGAGACGGGGAGACCAACTTGTTAAGATAAGGAGGATACCTTCTTTAGGGGCAAATGAGCTTTAAGCGCTTCAACTTCTCAACCAATATCCATTCATTATCCTCACCTTATTAAAGTTAGATATTCTACTAATAAACTTTTGGGAATAGACTAAAACTGCTTGAATAAATCGTAATGGTTAAATCATGATTATGAGTGTCACGATTTGTTTGTATAGTTACACGATATTTTATATGGTTATTGATCATATATGAGAAACTCTTCGGTACAGTTAAGCTTAGTGAATTGATTAACAAGCTTCATCATGGTAAAGTAGAAATGCTATTTTATTATCAACAACAAATATTTATCTATCTATCTATTCGTGTTACATAATTGAATATCTGTGTTACTGAAGTGCGACTAAAACAAATGCAGACGAGTCTAAATTCTAGAGGGAGGAAGTTATGGAGGATTCTATATTAAAAAGATTTGGGGTATCGATGGAGGGGCATTTGCTCCGAAAATTTGATGATTTGGTCAAACATAAGGGATACGAAAACCGATCTGAAGCTGTTCGAGACCTTGTCCGGGATGCTCTTATCCAACATTCATGGGAAAAGGATGAACAAGTTGTTGCAGGAAGCATTCTTTTATTTTATAACCATCATCAGAAAAATTTATTAGAGGAACTTACAAAAATCCAACATAGCATGCATGATAATATTTTGGCTACAACGCATTTTCATCTAAATCATGCAAGTTGTCTTGAGCTCATTATCGTAAAAGGAGTAGCAAAAGACATACAACAGCTCAGCAATCAATTAACCAGTTTAAAAGGAGTAGATTACGGAAAGTTTACAATAGCACCAGTTGAAAAAATATAAATTGAATGAAGGATATAACAGTAAAAGCTCAAAGTACTTTTAGGATTTCTATTGGTTACTGATGGGAATGGTTGAAGCAGAGTATTTAATAATGGAGTGAGAAAAATGAGAAAAAAATTGTTGGGAATTATCGTATTAGCTATTTTTGTTTTCTCTTTTATATTGGTAGGTTGTAGTCAATCGAAAC harbors:
- the nikR gene encoding nickel-responsive transcriptional regulator NikR; this translates as MEDSILKRFGVSMEGHLLRKFDDLVKHKGYENRSEAVRDLVRDALIQHSWEKDEQVVAGSILLFYNHHQKNLLEELTKIQHSMHDNILATTHFHLNHASCLELIIVKGVAKDIQQLSNQLTSLKGVDYGKFTIAPVEKI
- a CDS encoding SRPBCC family protein, with amino-acid sequence MPIIRHEQFIQAPVNVCFDLARNVNIHTKTTSNTNEKIVGGVTEGLLEKGDIVTWEAVHFGIKQRLTAQVIQMEKPNMFVDIMLKGAFSSFIHTHQFVEKASSTLMIDTFDYMSPFGPVGIIADKLFLEKYMNEFIISRAKELKRIAENIN